A window of the Desulforapulum autotrophicum HRM2 genome harbors these coding sequences:
- a CDS encoding sigma-54-dependent transcriptional regulator produces MKGNVLVVDDERDMAMLLKRTLEPELDCTVTTVFSAEMALTVLSRESFDLVLCDIRMPGMDGFELLDQVGDLFPDLTMVMITAFGSIDVAINAIKQGAYDFISKPFDRDEIIFRVKKALERSLLLKENQKLHNEKKGQFGKLIGESPAMAAVFQKIAMVAESNITVLITGESGTGKDLTAQSIHSLSPRRDHQYIPINCPTVPEHILESELFGYKKGAFTNAIRDKKGLFQEADQGTLFLDEIGDISPTVQTKLLRVLQEREIKPLGDTKSIKIDVRIIASTNRNLQQKIIDGEFREDFFYRLNVFTIELPPLRERLTDIPSIAQHLVIKHCKKLGRQEKKISPRLMTLLMEHAWPGNVRELENTLIQGILSADTDTITCSDVSLEPMVPHLYNPDAMNYDTLQGLPYKEAKEEMLLRFNHNYIGAMLSLSGGNVTQAAKKCGLERQALQQIMRRFDISADMYR; encoded by the coding sequence ATGAAGGGAAATGTTCTTGTTGTTGACGACGAACGGGACATGGCCATGCTCCTTAAGCGCACCCTGGAACCTGAACTCGACTGCACCGTCACAACGGTATTTTCTGCTGAAATGGCCCTTACCGTGCTTTCAAGGGAGTCCTTTGACCTTGTTCTCTGCGATATCCGTATGCCCGGCATGGATGGATTTGAACTCCTCGACCAGGTGGGCGATCTTTTCCCAGATCTCACCATGGTCATGATCACAGCCTTTGGCAGCATCGATGTTGCCATAAATGCCATCAAACAAGGGGCCTATGATTTCATATCCAAGCCCTTTGACCGGGACGAAATCATCTTCAGGGTAAAAAAAGCCTTGGAGCGCAGCCTGCTTTTAAAAGAGAATCAAAAGCTCCACAACGAAAAAAAAGGACAGTTTGGAAAGCTCATAGGGGAAAGCCCTGCCATGGCGGCCGTGTTCCAGAAAATCGCCATGGTGGCCGAAAGCAATATCACAGTGTTGATCACTGGAGAATCAGGCACGGGCAAGGACCTTACTGCCCAGTCGATCCACAGCCTGAGTCCCCGCAGGGATCACCAATACATTCCCATCAATTGCCCCACCGTGCCGGAACACATCCTGGAAAGTGAACTCTTCGGGTATAAAAAAGGCGCTTTTACCAATGCCATCCGGGACAAAAAAGGGCTGTTCCAGGAGGCGGACCAGGGCACCCTTTTCCTTGACGAAATTGGCGACATCTCCCCCACCGTCCAGACAAAACTGCTTCGTGTTCTCCAGGAACGCGAAATCAAACCCCTGGGAGACACAAAATCAATAAAAATAGATGTGAGGATCATTGCCTCAACCAATCGGAACCTCCAGCAGAAAATCATTGACGGCGAGTTTCGGGAAGATTTCTTCTATCGCCTCAACGTTTTTACCATTGAACTTCCACCCCTGCGGGAAAGACTCACCGACATTCCGAGCATCGCCCAGCACCTTGTGATCAAGCACTGCAAAAAGCTGGGCCGTCAGGAAAAAAAAATCTCCCCACGGCTGATGACACTGCTGATGGAACATGCCTGGCCCGGAAACGTGCGTGAACTGGAGAACACCCTGATCCAGGGCATCCTTTCAGCCGACACAGACACTATCACCTGCTCAGACGTCTCCCTGGAACCCATGGTTCCCCACCTGTACAACCCTGACGCCATGAATTATGATACCCTCCAGGGTCTGCCCTACAAGGAGGCGAAGGAGGAGATGCTCCTCCGGTTCAACCACAACTATATCGGGGCCATGCTGTCGCTTTCAGGCGGTAATGTCACCCAGGCCGCCAAAAAATGCGGTCTTGAACGCCAGGCCCTGCAGCAGATCATGCGCCGGTTTGACATTTCAGCAGATATGTATCGGTGA
- a CDS encoding DMT family transporter produces MKNWKPYLAGVLVVLIWSGWITISRYGVHTRLTPADITLLRYCTAFSVVLPFAVRYPWRKFTLYQYLVVGLGVGFPYTMVSFYGLIEIRAAHAGVLVNGMLPVFGAIAALLYFKQRVSAVCYGAIALIFAANIVMIGGNFFSSEHLLGIVLLLCAAVIYTFHMVGVRLWGFTWKDVFVVVPVVNVALFLPLWFFFPSTGFKVPVPEMVLQATYQGLVVNIVALSCVAYAIRHLGTITVSLFMSFVPVITAIFAWLLLGENLTGQEITGIVGCTGGLLIYSRG; encoded by the coding sequence TTGAAGAACTGGAAACCCTACCTTGCCGGTGTATTGGTGGTGCTTATATGGTCAGGTTGGATAACAATCTCCCGGTATGGGGTGCACACCCGACTTACCCCGGCAGACATAACCCTGCTTCGCTATTGTACGGCGTTTTCCGTCGTTTTACCCTTTGCCGTTCGCTATCCGTGGAGAAAATTTACGCTGTATCAGTATCTGGTCGTTGGCCTGGGTGTTGGTTTTCCATATACCATGGTGTCGTTCTACGGCCTTATTGAAATTCGAGCGGCCCATGCCGGGGTGCTGGTCAATGGAATGTTGCCTGTGTTTGGCGCCATTGCCGCATTGTTGTATTTCAAGCAACGGGTTTCAGCTGTGTGCTATGGTGCCATTGCGCTTATTTTTGCGGCAAATATTGTCATGATCGGGGGAAACTTTTTTTCATCCGAGCATTTGTTGGGAATTGTCCTGTTGCTCTGCGCCGCTGTTATTTATACCTTTCACATGGTGGGTGTACGGCTGTGGGGATTCACCTGGAAAGATGTTTTTGTAGTCGTTCCAGTTGTAAATGTGGCACTTTTTCTACCGCTCTGGTTCTTTTTCCCATCAACGGGTTTCAAGGTGCCTGTCCCAGAGATGGTTTTACAGGCAACATATCAGGGACTTGTCGTGAACATTGTGGCATTGTCCTGTGTAGCCTATGCCATACGCCATTTAGGAACAATTACCGTCTCATTATTCATGTCATTTGTTCCTGTAATCACTGCAATCTTTGCCTGGCTGTTACTTGGAGAAAACCTGACTGGTCAAGAGATTACAGGCATTGTAGGTTGCACCGGCGGACTGCTCATCTATAGTCGGGGATAA
- a CDS encoding two-component system sensor histidine kinase NtrB, translating into MIFPYMPILAVDVMGAFAMIIIAAMSLHKARLLREKVPDNMVYLYLMWICSGFTIFAVSRSFGHIVKQLLILSSNNDVWQIISPYSGTINTVSFMLVGLITLFFKQSWNINREILKSQRDLETTHIELVHLNQNLEHKVIERTEMLTTSEHKCRRIFEQSLDTILVTDSQWRIIEINPAGITMTGYTKEKMVRGKMHVKMLFADQNEWMGLQEHINAHEFILNEETLFARPNGETLLVMITCGVDYGAFGCQKTYHFIIKNINDKKMMEKQMAQAEKLAALGELSAGVAHEINNPLGIILGYTQLMLKNEPEGKSNNHDDLKIIEKHVHACRTVVSDLLTFSRKSSTDNGQVNINKVIDDVVKFLGNHPDLRMVDILLDHDPSNQLMVTGNEQELRQVMINLLINAGHAVEKRGVITITARANTKNQVLISVSDNGCGIDKKELSDIFNPFFTTKPVGEGTGLGLSVSYGIISNHGGDITVKSTPGTGTVFTVILPRTPEQKEADQ; encoded by the coding sequence ATGATTTTTCCATACATGCCTATCCTTGCAGTGGATGTCATGGGAGCATTTGCCATGATCATCATCGCAGCCATGTCCCTGCACAAGGCACGCCTGCTCAGGGAGAAAGTCCCGGACAACATGGTCTATCTCTACCTCATGTGGATCTGTTCAGGCTTTACCATCTTTGCGGTGTCACGATCATTCGGCCACATCGTCAAACAGCTTCTGATACTGTCTTCCAACAACGACGTCTGGCAGATCATCTCCCCCTATTCAGGCACCATCAACACGGTATCGTTCATGCTGGTGGGTCTGATCACCCTGTTTTTCAAGCAGAGCTGGAACATCAACCGGGAAATCCTCAAAAGTCAGCGGGACCTTGAGACCACCCACATTGAGCTTGTTCACCTCAACCAGAACCTTGAACACAAGGTCATTGAGCGCACGGAAATGCTCACCACAAGCGAGCACAAATGCCGAAGAATTTTCGAGCAGTCCCTTGACACCATTCTTGTAACCGACAGCCAGTGGCGGATCATAGAGATCAACCCAGCCGGCATCACCATGACCGGTTACACCAAGGAAAAGATGGTCAGGGGCAAAATGCATGTCAAGATGCTCTTTGCCGACCAAAACGAGTGGATGGGCCTCCAGGAGCATATCAACGCCCATGAATTCATTCTCAACGAGGAAACCCTTTTTGCCCGCCCCAACGGAGAGACCCTGCTGGTCATGATCACCTGCGGTGTGGACTATGGTGCCTTTGGCTGCCAGAAAACCTACCACTTCATCATCAAAAACATCAACGATAAAAAAATGATGGAAAAGCAGATGGCCCAGGCAGAAAAACTTGCGGCCCTGGGCGAACTTTCGGCCGGGGTGGCCCATGAAATAAACAATCCCCTTGGGATTATCCTCGGCTATACCCAGCTGATGCTCAAAAACGAACCAGAGGGAAAAAGCAACAACCACGACGATTTAAAAATCATAGAAAAACATGTACATGCCTGCCGAACCGTTGTTTCCGACCTTTTAACCTTTTCACGAAAAAGCTCAACGGACAATGGCCAGGTCAATATCAACAAGGTGATTGACGATGTGGTAAAATTTCTGGGGAACCACCCGGACCTGAGGATGGTTGACATCCTCCTGGACCATGACCCCAGCAATCAGCTAATGGTTACGGGAAATGAGCAGGAGCTTCGTCAGGTCATGATCAACCTTCTCATCAATGCGGGCCATGCCGTAGAAAAGAGGGGGGTCATAACCATAACAGCCCGGGCAAACACAAAAAACCAGGTCCTTATTTCCGTTTCTGACAATGGATGTGGCATTGATAAAAAAGAACTGTCTGATATATTCAACCCCTTTTTCACCACAAAACCCGTGGGCGAGGGAACAGGCCTGGGCCTGTCGGTCAGTTACGGCATCATCTCCAACCACGGCGGCGACATCACGGTTAAAAGCACCCCTGGGACAGGCACCGTATTCACAGTGATACTTCCCCGGACACCTGAACAAAAAGAGGCAGATCAATGA